TCAACTCCGGAAATTATAGGTTACCTATTTTCTAATCTAATCCCTATGTACCCAAAAATAGAGTTTGGCGCACATTTGCATACGACCCCCGATTCCTGGTATGAGAAAGTAGATGCAGCTTACAAAACGGGTTGCAAGCGTTTTGACGGGGCTATTAAAGGATATGGAGGCTGCCCTATGGCAAAAGACGATTTAACAGGTAATATGCCGACAGAAAAACTAATTTCTTATTTTGCAACACAAAAAGCCGAAACAAATATTAAACCTATGAGTTTTGAAAGTGCTTACAATCAAGTACTGCAAATTTTCTGATGAAGACAATTCTTATGAAATCATTCAAATTAATAGCATACTCATTACTGTTTTGTTTATTACTTTCATGTAATAGTAATGACCATAAAATCGATTTTACTTTTTTGCAAGTAAATGATGTATATGAAATTGCTCCGATACAGGGTGGAAAATACGGTGGAATGGCAAGGTTAGAAGCACTGCATCAGGAATTGGTAAAAGAAAACACGAATACCTTTTTATTTATAGCAGGTGATTTTTTGAATCCCTCCTTACTTGGAACGATAAAGTATAATGGAGAACACGTACAAGGAAAACAAATGGTAGAAATAATGAATGCTATGAATTTTGAACTGGCTGCTTTTGGCAATCATGAATTTGATTTGAGTCAAAAAGATCTGCAAAAACGATTGAATGAAAGTACTTTTCATTGGATCGGATCTAATGTTACATTAAATCTCAACGGAACTACCCAGCCTTTTTACAAGGAAAAAGAAGAGATCAAAATGCCTATTCCTAAAACATATATCAAAGAAATCGGAGATGAGGACGGTACAAAAATTAAAATAGGTTTTATCAGCGTTTGCATTCCTTCCAATCCAAAGAGTTATGTGTCTTATTCGGATATGTTTGAAGCTGCGAAATCTTCTTACGAAATGATAAAAGATAATGTAGATATTGTTTTTGGGTTGACACATGTAAAAATAGAGCATGATAAAAAAATTGCCGAATTGATTCCCGAAATTCCTTTGATTATGGGAGGGCACGAGCATACTCATATGAGACATCGGGTTGGAAATACAATCATAACCAAAGCAGATGCAAACGCAAAAACAGCTTATGTCCATAAAATATCGTTTGATAAAAAAACGAAAAAAATAACCATTGCATCGGAACTAAAAGAAATCAATACAAGCATAATACCCGAAAAGAAAATTGCAACTATTGTAAATAAGTGGCAGGATATTTTGAATGTTAAAGTAAAAGAAATCATTGCGAACCCTGATGAGACTATCTACCGATCAAAAGTGCCATTGGAAGGCAGAGATACGCCTATTCGATCCGAACAGACAAACCTGGGCAAACTGGTGGCCCGGTCCATGGCTTTTGCCTATAATGACGCCGTAGATTGTGCCATTGTTAATAGCGGATCTATCCGGATAGATGATACTTTGGAAGGAGCTGTCACCGGTATCGATATTTTTAGAGTATTGCCCTATGGAGGGGCAATATTAAAAATTGAGATAAAAGGAAGTTTACTGCAGGAAGTACTGGAATTTGGGGCAGCTGCCAAAGGCAGAGGGGCTTATTTGCAGCGATATCGGGCTGAGAAAAAAAATACTTATTGGACCATTTCCGGAAAACAGCTAGATTCTGACAAGATATATACGGTTGCGATAAGCGATTATTTAATAAAAGGATTTGATATTCCTGTTTTAAATGAAAAAAATAAGGATATTACTACTATTTACAGGCCTGCAAAAAATGAATTGGAGTATGATATCAGAAAAGCAATGGTTCATTATTTAAAAGTGCAATACAAAGAATCACAAGAGTAATACTGTTTTAACTTTTATTTTTCTCAAAAAAATACGGTTTAAAAGTTAGAAATGTAGCAATGTGATAATGTAGTACTGTTTCTGATTTACAAATATTCAACTAAAAAACAGTCATTTTTTTGATTAAACAACACTGCTGGCCGTAAGTTGAAAATAAGATCGCTTCCGCTTTTAGATGCAAAAATATAGATTCATTACTTTCATATTTCTAGCTTCTATTATCTTTCATCTAGTAGTAAAACGGTCTTATCTCAAAAGATTTGGGTAGTTATGATCAGACAAAAAAGAGCAACTTTTAATAAATTTAAAATCTAATGGGTATAAGATATCTTATTTTGATAAATGATTTTGTTTTCATAACGGTCTCATCTAAAATAGCAGAAAAAGAGTTAACCTTATGGTTTATTCTTTTCTGCTATTTTGTGTGTACTATGCTTAATTTTTCAGTGCATCTTTTAATTTACCTTTATACAGATAAAATAGCAATCCATAAAAAATTATCATCTGTAAAGCACCTGCATAAAGTAGTAAATTGGTAGTTTCCGAAGAAACCTTTTTTGTAACTAGAAAATAGCTTCCAAAAGCTAATAAAAGAATTCCATTAATTAAAAAGCCCCAAAAATAAAATTTAGCTAATTTTCTCATAATAATTATAATTAAAGTATTAACAAAATGTATTAGGCCCTGCTCCAATACAAGAAACTGCAAAAGCAGCTAACATTTCTCCGGGCGCAATACCAAATGCACCGGCACAAATCCAACTTGTTCCACAAGCAGAAACAATACAATCCATACATGCACTCCAAGAAGAAGCATGTCTACAACAATCTTCTTTAGTAGTTAAAATTTTATGCTTTTGCATATGTAATAAATAGACTTACTTGATTACTAAAGTTATTCATTTGAGAGTTTTTGCTCAAAACAAAATCTCCCATTTTATTCTCACTATCTACATTGATTGAATAAAAAAGCTTTTTATCTAATGTATTTAATTCAAATTTCTTTACCTCGTTATTTATTTCATAATAGTTTGCTACGCTTACTTGATAAATATCCTCATATTTATAGATAATCAAGCTTTTTTTCAAATCATTAAGTTGTAAAGAATACATTATAACTTGAGAATTGTTCAAATATAGTTTTCTAATATCGCTTTCAATAATACTAGTTTTTTCTATACCCTTTTCAATAGCAATATTGATGATTTCAGTTCGTTCATTATTTTTACCAAACTTTTCAATTAGATAAAAATGGTTATCATAAAAATTTGGGCTAATACTTAGTTTTTAATAATAGATCTTCAAAAATTACTTGATTTTGTGAATCATCTATAGTCAAATTGTTGTTGTCTCCGGTACAACTACATATGAGTACAGGAAGTAGTAAAATTAATAATGCCGGTATACTTAAATATTTTTTCATTTCTAATTGTTTTAAATTCATATTTTTTGCTACCTTTTTCGTAACTCGGTTTACTTTTTCTTTGATTTCGGTTTCTCAACTTTCACATTTCCGATTTTGGGTGGTCAGTCCATTTTTGACCGTTATTTTGATTTTATATGTGATATCAGCTTTCTACCGTTTAAATTGATTTATTGTTTACCCAATTTTTATGAGGTGAATAAAACACTCATAGCAACCAAACCTTTGAATAACGTAAACTTATAGTATAGAGTAATACGTGTCAATCCTATAAGACAATGAAATTTTGAAATCACTGTTTTCGATTAGCAACTATCCGGACAAAACCTTGCGGATTAAATATAAACTTGAACGAACCTCAAAATCAATAATAAATTGTAAATTTGCTTGCAATTAATTTTTAAGTTGATTGCACTATGATTGCTCACAATTCCAAATTCGTCGGTGAAGGCTTGGCTTATGATGATGTACTATTAGTTCCTGCATTTTCCGAAGTACTTCCCAGAGAGGTAAATATCCAAACAAAACTTACCAGAAATATTACTATCAATGTACCTGTCGTATCTGCTGCTATGGATACGGTGACAGAATCGGCCATGGCCATTGCTATGGCCAGAGAAGGAGGTATTGGCGTACTGCATAAAAACATGACCATTGAGCAACAGGCACAAGAAGTAAGGCGGGTAAAGCGTGCGGAAAGCGGTATGATCCAAGATCCGGTTACACTTCCTCTCGACGCCATTGTTACGGATGCCAAACAAAGCATGAAAGAACATAAAATCGGCGGAATCCCCGTTGTAGACAATACCGGTATATTAAAGGGAATTGTTACCAACAGAGATTTGCGTTTTGAGCATAAAGACGACCGTCCGATTGCTGAGGTGATGACGAGCAAGAATCTGGTAACTGCCCCCATAGGTACTTCCTTAAAAGATGCGGAATCTATTTTACAGCAAAATAAAATTGAAAAATTATTAATTGTTGACGACCACCAGAAATTAAAGGGATTGATCACTTTCAGAGATATTACCAAAGTTACTCAAAAGCCTATTGCAAATAAAGACACATACGGAAGACTGAGAGTGGCAGCAGCTCTTGGGGTAACCGAAGATGCTTTAGACAGGGCGAGAGCTTTGGTAAAAGCAGATGTAGATACTATTATTATAGATACGGCCCACGGGCATACAAAAGGGGTAACAACCGTATTAAAAAACATAAAATCCGCTTTTAAAGATCTGGAAGTAGTAGTAGGAAATATTGCTACGCCGGAAGCAGCAAAATACCTGGTACATGCCGGAGCTGATGCAGTAAAAGTAGGAATAGGCCCGGGATCTATATGCACTACCAGAGTGGTTGCCGGAGTTGGTTTTCCGCAATTTTCTGCTGTTTTAGAAGTCGCTAATGCCATTAAAGGCAGTGGGGTTCCGGTTATTGCCGACGGAGGCATCAGGTATACCGGAGATATTCCCAAAGCAATTGCTGCAGGTGCGGACAGCGTCATGTTAGGCTCTTTATTAGCCGGAACAAAAGAAAGCCCGGGAGAAACGATTATTTATGACGGAA
This window of the Flavobacteriaceae bacterium genome carries:
- a CDS encoding bifunctional metallophosphatase/5'-nucleotidase — encoded protein: MKSFKLIAYSLLFCLLLSCNSNDHKIDFTFLQVNDVYEIAPIQGGKYGGMARLEALHQELVKENTNTFLFIAGDFLNPSLLGTIKYNGEHVQGKQMVEIMNAMNFELAAFGNHEFDLSQKDLQKRLNESTFHWIGSNVTLNLNGTTQPFYKEKEEIKMPIPKTYIKEIGDEDGTKIKIGFISVCIPSNPKSYVSYSDMFEAAKSSYEMIKDNVDIVFGLTHVKIEHDKKIAELIPEIPLIMGGHEHTHMRHRVGNTIITKADANAKTAYVHKISFDKKTKKITIASELKEINTSIIPEKKIATIVNKWQDILNVKVKEIIANPDETIYRSKVPLEGRDTPIRSEQTNLGKLVARSMAFAYNDAVDCAIVNSGSIRIDDTLEGAVTGIDIFRVLPYGGAILKIEIKGSLLQEVLEFGAAAKGRGAYLQRYRAEKKNTYWTISGKQLDSDKIYTVAISDYLIKGFDIPVLNEKNKDITTIYRPAKNELEYDIRKAMVHYLKVQYKESQE
- the guaB gene encoding IMP dehydrogenase, translating into MIAHNSKFVGEGLAYDDVLLVPAFSEVLPREVNIQTKLTRNITINVPVVSAAMDTVTESAMAIAMAREGGIGVLHKNMTIEQQAQEVRRVKRAESGMIQDPVTLPLDAIVTDAKQSMKEHKIGGIPVVDNTGILKGIVTNRDLRFEHKDDRPIAEVMTSKNLVTAPIGTSLKDAESILQQNKIEKLLIVDDHQKLKGLITFRDITKVTQKPIANKDTYGRLRVAAALGVTEDALDRARALVKADVDTIIIDTAHGHTKGVTTVLKNIKSAFKDLEVVVGNIATPEAAKYLVHAGADAVKVGIGPGSICTTRVVAGVGFPQFSAVLEVANAIKGSGVPVIADGGIRYTGDIPKAIAAGADSVMLGSLLAGTKESPGETIIYDGRKFKSYRGMGSVEAMKKGSKDRYFQDVEDDIKKLVPEGIVGRVPYKGELYESIHQFVGGLRAGMGYCGAKDIDTLKASGKFVRITASGINESHPHDVTITKEAPNYSRR